DNA from Chionomys nivalis chromosome 11, mChiNiv1.1, whole genome shotgun sequence:
attttttttcaggtgtggtggtgcacacctttaatcccagcactcaggaagcagatgtaGGTGGACCttcctgagttccaggtcaggcagagcTATAAGCTATACactgagatactgtctcaaaaaaatttaaaaagaccctTATTAGttttcatagtgtgtgtgtgctggagaccAAGACTGCCAGAGGCATCATATCCCTCTGGAGCTAGGTACAGGCATTTGTGCAACCCctgatctgggtgctgggaaccagacgcAGAGCctccactatatatatatatatatataattagttttatgtgcattggtgattTGACTACATATAcatctgtgtgagagtgtgacgGTGCTGGATTCCCTGCGATTGGAgttacagttttgagctgccctgtgggtgctgggaattgaaccctagttctcaaccagtgctcttaactgctgagtcatctctccagctccaggcttCAGTTTTCACAACTATACAAAGGAACTATTAATAATAGCTGCCTTTATTTTTGAGTTGTGTGGGCCAAGTAAGACAGTAGCTATTACAACACTGGAAACTGCTATCCAGATAGGAAGTGCGTGCAGAAATGGGTCTTATATGTCACTCACCTGGAGAGTTTGTATTCTTGACCacagctgttttgcttttttgagccTGGTCCTACAGCAGCGAGATGAGAGAAGTTAAGATAGCTCAAAAAAGCAGgtgtgtgccgggcggtggtggcgcacgcctttaatcccagcactcgggaggcagaggcaggtggatctctgtgagttcgagaccagcctggtctacaagagctagttccaggacaggctccaaaaccacagagaaaccctgtctcaaaaaaaaaaaaaaaaaagcaggtgtgcaGCTACAGTACTTTGGCTGTGTCAGTGGTAAGTAAAGCAACCCCTGCAGATGGACCAGAAAGTCTTCAACCCATCCCATGGCCATGCCTCTTAAAGATGGAGAGGAACTAAATAGTACTGGGGTTCAGAGGGTCCCTAACCCTATCAGAACCTCACCGAGTTAGGGTAATGAAACTCAAAGCGTACAAACGCATCCAAGTCATCGGGAGTCACTCCTATTAAGAAAAATGGAGTCAGGTTGGAAGGCACGGTCAGAGCCTGGTGCCCAGGCAGCAGGTAGGATATGTGAACAACATCCTTCAGTAAGATGACCCTTTGTTACCTGGTGGGGCCGGGAGGTTCATTCCCCGGACGATGATCAGATGCATTTCTGTGCTGTTAAGTTCTGAGAAGATCCTATAGACCAGAATGAAGAAAGTGCAGAGTAAAAGACAGCAGGACAAGGGCCGCAGTGGTGCAGAGTGGAGCGGTGATGGCACAGCAGCTCTGAGCTCCCCTCTGAGGGCAGCACATCCACCTCCCCCGCTCTAGCATCCATGGTACTGGGAAGTCTCACAATGGCTCTGCACCAAACCTTTCGCCCTATCCCTGCACAGAGCCACAGTTTCCCTTAGGCTTTGGCACCTCACAGTCTGGAATGTCTTCAACTCAAAGTGATGGCTGGGAGGGTCAAGGCCCTGGGCCTGGGCTAGCTGCAGGATCTCAAGTTGTTTCTTTCGGTCCTGAGCAAGCTTCTCAAACCTGCCAGGGACAGGTAACCAAGTCAGCAAGGCAGGATTTGTTATCTGGCCCCTGACCCGACAAGCCCCGCACAGCTCTGGCACTCACCGGGTAGTCTCAGCCACATtgccctggtgcatgaactgctTGGAGAACAGCAGGCACTTCTAGAAACAGGAGCCCAGAGTGACTCCATAGCCAGAGCAGGGCTTGCCACGGCTAGCATTCAAGGCCTAACCTCTCAAAGCTCCTAACAATCGTCTTTAGCCTGACCTCCGCTATAAAACATATTCCTGGGGCACTCTTCCTAAGGCCTAACACACTTTCCTGCTTACATGTTTGtcagtttgagacaaggtctcggaTACAGAGCCCCCGCTAGAACTCatagcagttctcctgcctcaccctcccaagtgctggtcctGCAGGTATGTGTCACCTCCATGCTGGTCCCATCTATACCCTGGTGCTTCCTCTCAGACCATATCCCAAAAATTCATTTGGCAAACTCCTTCCTTCAAAAGTTAATccatagccgggcgatggtggcgcacgcctttaatcccagcactcgggaggcagaggcaggcggatctctgtgagttcgagaccagcctggtctacaagagctagttccaggacaggctccaaagccacagagaaaccctgtctcgaaaaaccaaaaaaaaaaaggtaatccATGTGAGTGTGGTGACAGTGTATAgttccagcatttaggaagcgGAGGCAGAAGGACTTAGAGGTTGAAGTCAGCCTGGGGTCCATGAGGAGTTTCTAGGACAGCATGGCATATagcaagatcctgcctcaaagatcAACaccatcaaaaaataaatttaagcataTACTTTAGAACTCCGTCTTCTCAGAAAAGGCAGCACTTCAGGTCAGCCCTCTCACAAAACCTATTCCCCTTCACTCTGTTTGAATTTCATAACTACACGaagagaggggctggggagatagatggctcactggttaagagcactggctactcttgtaGGGGACCTGCACCTGGTTACCAGCACCTAAACactggctcacaagcacctgtaactccagtttcaaggaatccagtatcttctgacttccatggacaCAAGGTACATATGTGATGTGCGTACACATGTGTAGGCAAAGcatacatgttaaaaaaaaaaactaaaattaaaaagggTAGCTTCATTTTGCGATTGTCCAGGGTCATACCTTAGGCCAGTGAGAAGAGTTAAACTGAACCCATGCTAGGACACAGACAAGCAGAGACAGGGGCTACTGACCTCATGCTGCTCCAGGAGTATTTTCTGTAGCTGGACATACACCTCCTCAGCCTTCTGGGAGAGTCGCAGATCTTCATGATGAATGAGGATGAAGTCACCCTCTTCATCCGTCAAGGGTGAAGGCATCTGCCAGATCATAAGGCCCCCAGGCCCAAGAGTCAGATTACACCTCTCCTGCCATGTCACCTCTGACCCCAGGTAACCCATACTCCTTTTCCCTTCTATCTCAGGGATAAAAGCAAAGGCTCTTTCCCTGATGTCACCATTTTACACACGTCCTACCTCCACCTAGAAGCCACCCCTTCATGCCCATCAACCAGCTCCCACCTCTGCCTGAGGCAGACTCCTGGTTCAGTAGGTGGGACTCACCTTGGAGAGGTCAATGGGTTGACCTGCTCGGGCTTGGGCAATCTGGATCTCCAGATTTTTAGCTACCCGTAGATGGGATTTGGCCTGCTCTAGATCTTGTCTGCGCTTGGCCTGCAGGGCTGCTCGCTGGTATTGCAGTTTCCGAGCCTCCAGCAGTGCCAGCTGCTCCCGAGCTAAGGAAGAGGGCCGCTGGTTAGGCCATGCCTCTCTCACTGAACCACCActcctcttcctgtctgtccCTAACTCACCAGATGGACTCAGTGATTCCTTAGAACTTGAGGCCTTGGGCTCAGTCACAGGATGAGATGAAGGGGCCAGAGGATGTGCTGGCTTCTTGGCCACTGGAGCCTGTGCTGGGGTATCACACTGCAGGTAGCAACCAGTTAGGACGTTATCAAATAGTTAACATTCCCCACCCTGGCGTAGACTTTGGCTACCTCTGCCACTGTACCTCAGTTTAgaggctctgcctccagagccaTAGAATccagacagaacctggaaaccttTCTAGCCTAACTCCTCCAACAGTGAGCATCACAGTCACACAGAGACTTGGGTTTAGGGTCAGAAATGCCCAAGTCTGAATTCAAGTTCTGCCTAGGGCAAAGCTTTTCTCTAGAGTAGAGGAAAAGGTCTCTATTTTATAAGGTTAATATACTACAGCAGCGTCTGGGTTTATTCCTTATCTGCTAGACCCCTGACTAAACCCTGAAGTCCTGGGCCCATAGCCAGACCTCCTCGTCTTCATCTGCCAGGACTGTATCTTGTGAGCCCAGTTTTCGGGCAGACGCCAAAGTTGCTGTCATTGAATCCTCCTCGGCACCTTTATTGGGCTCCAGGCCAGGGATGGGAGGAAATCCTGAGAAGACGGAATGGAGAGGGAGCAAGGCAGCAGCAAGCAGTAAGGAGACATGAGGCAGCTGTGGGTCTTGCCTGGCTCTGGGATGGGTAACTCACACAAGGTAAAAGCACACGAATGAGaaatctctttctcccttcttgctGAGAAATCATAGGCCAAGCCACACTCACCTGGAGGAACAGGTAACTCAGCAAAGTCAACTTTCTGCCCTGCTTGATGAGCTCGAACAGCATCCTGATATTGCTACATGAGAAGGAAGGGAATTTCAGCAGCCTGCAGGCACCATGCCCTCattgcagaggcagagagaagacagggaaAGGCTGCAGCCCTAGAAGAAAAGGGGTCCCAAGGCAGCAAGAGCTCTATAAACAAACAAGGACTCAGAGAAGAGCATGGCTTGTAGGGAAAGTGCACAAGGCAGGACAGAGCCAGGACAGGCCAGCAAAGGATAGGGGCTGCACAGCCACGGGCTCACCTTGGCAATGCGATCATGCATCCTGGCCTTGCGCTCATTCCCACTGGCCCGGGCCTGGATGCCTGCCTCACGGTACCTGTTCAGCCTTTGCTGTAAAGCATCCAGCACTGTTTTTGGCTCTGCAGGGGCCACTATAACGGGGGTAAAGGAGACTATCAGCTCATCCTGCCTCTTCCCAGGCCCCCACTCCATTGCCCCACTGTGAAGTCCTACCTGGGGCTGGGAGGTCAGAGGCCATCACTTTCTGTACTTGCTCCACTGCTGGGGACAGGACTCGGGTTGCTGTAGGGGCCTCAGAAGCCTGTGGGAGGGCCTTCAGATCTGGGGACCCAGAGTAGCAGGGTAGGCAGAGTGTCCGGCCAACCCCACACCTCACAGTCCTCCCTAATCCAGCCTAGGCAGATAGCCCCATTATCTGACTGACCATCAGGTGCTGGGGGCATGCCACTCAGATCCACAGGCTGCCCTTTCTCCAGGGCCTCCAGGACAGTACCAAACCTCTGCAGAAAAAGAGCAATTACAGGCATAAGCCAGGGCACTCTCCCCCAGGTGCTGTCTGGCTCCTCTCAGCCTCTGCATCCCCATCAACGGTATGAAGGCAGGACGTACCTTCCCAATCCTCATGAGCTCCCGGGCACGATCTAGATCTCCAGCCCGTTTGGCATTGAGAGCAGCTACTTTGTATTCTCTCTGTCGGGCTAACAACAGGGCCTGTGGGGCTGGGTCTGCAACAGGCAGAGGAGCAATGGCAGAGCTGCCTGGGAGGCTGGGCTCAGGTTGGAAAAGGTGCtctacacaaaacaaaagaaccccaGAGAACTTGGCTAGAGGGTCAAAAGAGGAAGTTCCAGAATCAACCCCACCCCAAGTCTTGCTGGTCTAGGAATTCTTGGAACGACAGGGAGGCAGGTGGGGTAGGCAGGCTATGGGAACCAGAACAGGATATCTTCAGATACCTGGCTCCATGGCACACGGAGCTGGGGAGTCTGCCTCAGGGCTCCTGTTGGCTATTTCCTGGTGGGGTGGGGGCCTTTTACCCAAGGCCACTGGAGGTGGAATCTCATCCTCACTGATCTTCCCGCCTTTCCTCACAGTGGCAAGCTGGGACTCCAAAGTCTGAGGGAAAGAATTATACTAGTAGCCCAAGTGGCTACCTGGGGCTTGCTGGAGGACAAGCCAGTGACCCAGCATGTTGACCACACCTGTGAATGGCCCTTCCTTTACTGTCACCTCACCCACTGCCTGACTCACCTTCAGGCCCCGATCACAGCGCCGGGCTTTGGCAGCTTCACCGGCCTCCTTGGCACTGGCTGCGGCCTCCCGGTAGTTATGGATCCGTTCCTCCAGCAAAGCCTGCAGCCCCCGAGGCCCTCCAGCCTGCAGATACTTCAGCTCAGGGCTGGGCCACTCCAGAGCCAGCTAGGCCCTTGCCATTCTCTCCCTGTGAGGAAGCTACCCCAGAAGACGGATCTCTGGGACTCCGGGAGAAAGAGGTGCCTAAACCCCCAGAGTATGAAACAAAGTCCACAAGAGAAGCCAGACATTATATCAGGCAAACAGAGGCTCCCCCAGTCAGTAGAGGCCAAGAAATGATTTCCAGAAGTGGCTGGAACAGGAAGGCCTTTGGAGTCTGCCAGTTATGGCAGTTCCTCATGCCGGCTTTCTGTGTGAGGAGCTGGTAGAGTTACTGGGCAGCTCTGCTGTGTAAGCCATGCT
Protein-coding regions in this window:
- the Cc2d1b gene encoding coiled-coil and C2 domain-containing protein 1B isoform X1, producing MPGSRPRKGPKTRGQGAATAKQLGLFMEFNTEDMLLGVDETEDDGDLEAELLALTGETGSTSRKPAPKGHAPLPMAHIEKLAADCMRDVEEEEGEEEEGLEEDADLLTELQEVLGVDEETGLLDGSEATSPDLSEERAQDNTEQPAVPQAGGPRGLQALLEERIHNYREAAASAKEAGEAAKARRCDRGLKTLESQLATVRKGGKISEDEIPPPVALGKRPPPHQEIANRSPEADSPAPCAMEPEHLFQPEPSLPGSSAIAPLPVADPAPQALLLARQREYKVAALNAKRAGDLDRARELMRIGKRFGTVLEALEKGQPVDLSGMPPAPDDLKALPQASEAPTATRVLSPAVEQVQKVMASDLPAPVAPAEPKTVLDALQQRLNRYREAGIQARASGNERKARMHDRIAKQYQDAVRAHQAGQKVDFAELPVPPGFPPIPGLEPNKGAEEDSMTATLASARKLGSQDTVLADEDEECDTPAQAPVAKKPAHPLAPSSHPVTEPKASSSKESLSPSAREQLALLEARKLQYQRAALQAKRRQDLEQAKSHLRVAKNLEIQIAQARAGQPIDLSKMPSPLTDEEGDFILIHHEDLRLSQKAEEVYVQLQKILLEQHEKCLLFSKQFMHQGNVAETTRFEKLAQDRKKQLEILQLAQAQGLDPPSHHFELKTFQTVRIFSELNSTEMHLIIVRGMNLPAPPGVTPDDLDAFVRFEFHYPNSDQAQKSKTAVVKNTNSPEFEQVFKLNINRNHRGFKRVIQSKGIKFEIFHKGSFFRSDKLVGTAHLKLERLENECEIREIMEVLDGRKPTGGKLEVKVRLREPLSGQDVQVVTENWLVLEPRGL
- the Cc2d1b gene encoding coiled-coil and C2 domain-containing protein 1B isoform X2; this translates as MPGSRPRKGPKTRGQGAATAKQLGLFMEFNTEDMLLGVDETEDDGDLEAELLALTGETGSTSRKPAPKGHAPLPMAHIEKLAADCMRDVEEEEGEEEEGLEEDADLLTELQEVLGVDEETGLLDGSEATSPDLSEERAQDNTEQPAVPQAGGPRGLQALLEERIHNYREAAASAKEAGEAAKARRCDRGLKTLESQLATVRKGGKISEDEIPPPVALGKRPPPHQEIANRSPEADSPAPCAMEPDPAPQALLLARQREYKVAALNAKRAGDLDRARELMRIGKRFGTVLEALEKGQPVDLSGMPPAPDDLKALPQASEAPTATRVLSPAVEQVQKVMASDLPAPVAPAEPKTVLDALQQRLNRYREAGIQARASGNERKARMHDRIAKQYQDAVRAHQAGQKVDFAELPVPPGFPPIPGLEPNKGAEEDSMTATLASARKLGSQDTVLADEDEECDTPAQAPVAKKPAHPLAPSSHPVTEPKASSSKESLSPSAREQLALLEARKLQYQRAALQAKRRQDLEQAKSHLRVAKNLEIQIAQARAGQPIDLSKMPSPLTDEEGDFILIHHEDLRLSQKAEEVYVQLQKILLEQHEKCLLFSKQFMHQGNVAETTRFEKLAQDRKKQLEILQLAQAQGLDPPSHHFELKTFQTVRIFSELNSTEMHLIIVRGMNLPAPPGVTPDDLDAFVRFEFHYPNSDQAQKSKTAVVKNTNSPEFEQVFKLNINRNHRGFKRVIQSKGIKFEIFHKGSFFRSDKLVGTAHLKLERLENECEIREIMEVLDGRKPTGGKLEVKVRLREPLSGQDVQVVTENWLVLEPRGL